DNA sequence from the Liolophura sinensis isolate JHLJ2023 chromosome 1, CUHK_Ljap_v2, whole genome shotgun sequence genome:
atcttATCTTCAAATAACCTGTATTTATCAGTAACAAGCGTTAAATGACTCCAAAATCTTTTAGTGGTATGAAGGTGGTCAGGTACATGGCTATAAACAGGAAACTTCAGCCTGTGGCAGACTTCCATCCTTGTATGGCTTATACTTGCACTGAAATACAAAGTCAAATATTGTTTTAGTCCTTAGAAAAAAAGATTTGGCCTTCATTTCATACCAGACTGTTGGATATTAGTGATAAATAGTTCAACTTGTACCTTCAAACTAGAAAAGATAAACTAATTCTGCTTTGAAGTCACAATGCATCAGTGGGTttgttcacaaaacaaacaaaacagagacctgtttttgtttacaaGATACTTAATGCCTCACGCAGGTATAGGTGAGAATTCAGTTTTCTCGTGGTGAGAACACAACAACTCACATTGGGATATTTGAGCAAAACAGATCACCCGAATCattactcttttcaatggttaTGGGGTAAACAGCAAAAGAAAACCAAAGGCTTGTAGTGTAGTTCTTAGTACCTTCAGAAGACTGACATCATCCGAGCCGAGGTAGCTCAGAAACTATGCACTCTCGATATTTCTATATTAATAATAACCtccttaaaaataaatgattagCAGATTGGTGATTACTACCAATCtcaacaatatatataaatgaggGTGGTCACTTTCACAGGTGAAGGAAACTAAAGTTCTTTTAGTTAACCACTCACCTTTGAGTAGGAATTGATGAAATTACACATAAGATGGCAGTGAAGTAGAAATTTCCACATGCACTGTTCGCTCAATACTCATGTCATCTTGATGAAAGGCAAGTGATTTCCCATGAAATTTATGTAAAACCAtccaaaaaagataaaattttgAGGCTGGGGATAAGTTCATTATCAGAGACTGGATAGAACCACCACCCTGCACGTTCAAACAACTCAGAACGAAGGTCATAACCTACCCACAAAGTAAGTATTTGTGTTCAGGGACCAGCAATCAACATGCATGTAGGTTCTTAAAATTCAAAACCAGGAATCTCTAAAATTTGTCGGTGATTACCTTTACCATATTGTCATCAGAATAAAGTGGTAACTTTGGTCCAGAATACCACTGCAGCTCATGCTCGGCTGCTGCTTGGATGTTCAACAATTTGATGTGACGGGTTAAAGTCTTGAAAGCATCATCACCTGTAAACCAGACAGATCGTGTTTAGGCTACGTTCGAAAAGGAAGAATGTGCATGTTTGTTATTTACTTTTGATGTggacttgcatacatgtaagatgaataaatttgtgaaataaacaaattatacaGATATTTATTGACAGCTTGTATTTGTCAAATTTCCCATGATCCTTACAGCTCACTCGTTGCTCTctacctttcactttacatcactgccaacaatagccaattttgtacagaaattttgaacaatGCTCAGGTCACACAGGTCACAGTGATGAGGGAGAAAGTGATGTCAGGAGACACAAACAATCCATCTCAACCACTGTCTCTTATAAtactatatacacatgtgttGTCTTTACCTAGAGTaggtacaacatgattctaacctaaaacaattttattgatgaatgctgattaaataatTCCGCTTGAGGaaacaagtgatgaggctaaagCTGAGATTCCATATACGCGGTATGCGGTATACGGCACGCGGTACGCGGATACGGCATGCAGTATGcgctttctctgattccatttatgCGGTAACGTAGgggttttctttcattcatggtgcGTTTTTATCAGAGCAAACATGTCGCATTCCTACATTTCACGACGTGTGGCTTTAGAGCAAGATTCAGACCTTGCCATAATATcaatgtcatataagttgttgcaactaaagaagcgtaaaaagagaaaacaccgatGGTGGGTCCACAGTATTTTGCGGCAAAGAGCTCAGCAGGGAGCTTTCCATAACTTGGTCTCGGAATTGcagctggatggagaaaaattccaacagtactttcgtctaaccagagaacaatttaaacaagttccgaaacaccccaccagtgacgtcatttcttggGATACCCTGTCCGGTTTTGAAAACGCATACCGCACCGATCGCTACATGGTGCGATTGATTTTGCCGTATACGTTTCCGCATGAAAAAACGGATCTGCGACCGTACCTATGgaatcattgcaacttattttaactatttcgatTTTTTGCCACGTACCACATACCGCGTACCGTATACCGCTACCGCATGTAAGGAATCTCAGCTTAAGCCTGCACacgtctcacaggctccaaaggtcgaGCTGTTCAACTGATGGCagcgatgtaaagcgaaaggtagaaaATGatgcatgtgctgtaaggagtatgcaaATTTACAgattaaaaatacacataatcAAGATTGATATCCACTTGTGCTTTGATACTGGCTACTTGCTAATTtatgttcataataataatttctttttctaaagAAAGAATAACTAATTTTACAACTTACAAACagcattattatttattcaattgacTACACCATAGCACAGCTTTTTCCCAAATCTATTGTGTCTCCTAGTTCTATGTTCAAAATTCACCTTTAGGGACGTAATTACCTGCTACACTGAGAAATAACTCAGGGCTGAGGACAGAAGCTGCCATTTCTTGAGTGAGGAGTTTTAGTGTGGCCATAGACCATACCACATCTACCCACAGCCTCTTGTCCAACTCCTTGTTAGAAGATAGCTTCTCTGCTATAACAGGCAGCAATGTCATAGACAGCGGGGACACGTAGTTCAATTTGGCGGCCGTATGTAAAACTGTCACCAAATCCTTGGAGTTAAACCCATCCAAGTTTTTCTGCACCAGTTCATACAAAGTGTCTAAAGTCAGAGGGTTCTGCCATCTAAGGTTTGCAAATGAATGCAATATGGAAGCCAGTAAAGCGTGACTGTTCAGCTGCCCTTGATTCCCCTTCTGTCGTATTCCTGCAGAAATTTTTTCTAGAAGGTTAATGTCTCGAATATTCAATGTGCTGCATGCGTACAGCAGGTTTGTTAACTGGACTGTGGAGAGTAACAGCTTTGCTTTGTTAAGATGATAAGTAATGGCTCGCAGCAAAGGGGTGTTTCTGTGACGTTTCTTAGCAAGTAAATAAGCAACCCTATACAATTCCTTTGGAGACATATCCTCTGCTAGCTCCAAAGCTTTATCTTCCAGTTTTTCGCTGAGCCTAGGAGAATTCTGAAGGGTCAGATAAAGCAGCGTGATAAGGTCTTTCGGGTTGGAGATTTCCACCCAGCGTTGCTCCACGGCTGTCAGCGCCTTGCGATACATTTCCCGTCTCAATTCCGTCTCCTGATGATCATGATGAATTTCCAAAACGCGGACCATTTGACCTATGGTAAAACGCCTCATCAACCATACTGTTTGCGTCTCCAGTGACTTGATTAGGTGATTATCCTCCGGCGTAAGACTCAGCATAAAGCCCAAACAGCTCAGGAGCATATGTGGTGGAACGCGGATAATCTCCCGATCCAAAACTTGCTCTATTTTCAAGTACAGTGGATTCTGAAGAGCCTCTACCATATCCTGCTGGGTTCCCACTGGATCAACCGCGTGCAGCTGACTCAAGCGCTCTAACACAATGTAAGCGTGAATCGGCTGCATTTTCAAGTTCGTAACCTGGGACAGCACAGACAACACTGTGTTGCAAACCTTCACTTCGTTTTCCAGCCGTCTCTTTGAATGCAGATGAGCTTGTGGATCTATAAGCCTTGCATCTTCATCTACTTCCCCATGTGTAAAATCAGAGGATGGGACTGAATCTGTGGTCTTTGACACCTCAAGTGCTTGGGTTACATCAGTCTTAAAATCTGCTTGACTAACACTTGTTGCAGTGGTGCCcttagaagaccttcccaccagaTTCACCCTTCTCCATAGGGTCCTATCCCTGGTTAGTACCCTACAGCACCTAATCAGGTGCTGGCCCATCACAGACGGCAGCATAATGTCTGGAGAGGTCAGCTATACATACAACTTGTCAACCACACCTAATCATTGTCCGTAAGATTTTCTGAAAAAAGCCATAGTCAGACATCAGAAAATGTTGGCACCATGTtatttttatgataaaattcCATTTCATCTGGCACTATCACTGCCTATAAACCCTATTTTAGTCTAATGCTATCCTGCTTGGGTGGTCCTTATGATACATTCCAACTGaattaaacacaaaaagaaaacatggtCAGTGGTTACTGAGATGTCTGTCCTAAGAAACAAACCCAACACTATTCTTACGCATgcagataaaattttaaatcagtatattcacgggTTAGTTCcctaaacaaatattttagtttATAAAAGTAAGAAAGAGAAGCTgaatttgtttcaaatattttctaTTAACATACATCTTGATATAAAGAGAATATCAATTAATTAATTCTATATGCATGCCCATGATTCTGATTTGtttctttgactggtgctttacgccgtactcatagACCAGggaaagcccacaaccatccgcaggttgctggcagacctttccatgtacagcCGCAGCGAAAGCCAGCaggagttggacttgaactcaccgccaccgcattggtgagaggctgcagGGTTACTGCACCGCATTGGtgtgctaaccatctcggccacagATCTGAACTGTATTATCTATCTATCAACACTTTTGTTGTCTGAGCATAAACACAACATCAAAGgctaatatttatgttttttttttgattggtgttttacacacatactcaagaatatttcacttatataatggcagccagtattatggtgagaaaaaGCATGGCAGAGCCAGCaatatgttttgtgttaataCAGGTAAGCCTGCACTCTTGATGGCATCATAAATACCAGTTTGAAGTTGTAGAGGTTTAGCTCCTACGAACATTTACCATGTGACTAGAGTTTTGTTGTGCATTTACATATTAGGGATTGCTCACATCTAGGCAATACGATTGCCTGtgacgaggtgaaagataacacagGAAGGTACAGGAAAAGGAACAGCAATGAGCCATATTCTGAGAACTATTCCTGATGATAATCAGAAATTACAGCATGTTAGACAGCAGAACAATCAGCACAGTTTATGTAAATTGCAAATAGCAACAACGTGTAGATTTTGGTTTATGTTGCCATGTAGCAGAGCTTTGTATTAGCCTTTATGTttttagacaatattttcacctcGTACAAGAGTAAGTAGCTTTATGAGGCTATGTTCATGCAGAAACATGGTCCTATAAGCACTGACTTACTGTGCACACTGTCCATTACGGATGTTATGCAGCAGACAACAATagcatgttgaggacagcacactgAGAACCAAGGAGTGCTTGGGTAAGTC
Encoded proteins:
- the LOC135482092 gene encoding FAST kinase domain-containing protein 4-like isoform X1, coding for MLPSVMGQHLIRCCRVLTRDRTLWRRVNLVGRSSKGTTATSVSQADFKTDVTQALEVSKTTDSVPSSDFTHGEVDEDARLIDPQAHLHSKRRLENEVKVCNTVLSVLSQVTNLKMQPIHAYIVLERLSQLHAVDPVGTQQDMVEALQNPLYLKIEQVLDREIIRVPPHMLLSCLGFMLSLTPEDNHLIKSLETQTVWLMRRFTIGQMVRVLEIHHDHQETELRREMYRKALTAVEQRWVEISNPKDLITLLYLTLQNSPRLSEKLEDKALELAEDMSPKELYRVAYLLAKKRHRNTPLLRAITYHLNKAKLLLSTVQLTNLLYACSTLNIRDINLLEKISAGIRQKGNQGQLNSHALLASILHSFANLRWQNPLTLDTLYELVQKNLDGFNSKDLVTVLHTAAKLNYVSPLSMTLLPVIAEKLSSNKELDKRLWVDVVWSMATLKLLTQEMAASVLSPELFLSVAGDDAFKTLTRHIKLLNIQAAAEHELQWYSGPKLPLYSDDNMVKTLLRSDRPLAHSVLSVLNSMAPTDQYMKTGTMSESGYYIDADLFVNLSGQPLVYKDFCGKDTAGVKRIAVKVLDFSDLTLDTKVPIGLHAMAFRHLAAEGYSVVQVPYTEFDEKATAVQKVQYLQQKINVAIGKDTSFTGTNVQAESTEPS
- the LOC135482092 gene encoding FAST kinase domain-containing protein 4-like isoform X2, giving the protein MLPSVMGQHLIRCCRVLTRDRTLWRRVNLVGRSSKGTTATSVSQADFKTDVTQALEVSKTTDSVPSSDFTHGEVDEDARLIDPQAHLHSKRRLENEVKVCNTVLSVLSQVTNLKMQPIHAYIVLERLSQLHAVDPVGTQQDMVEALQNPLYLKIEQVLDREIIRVPPHMLLSCLGFMLSLTPEDNHLIKSLETQTVWLMRRFTIGQMVRVLEIHHDHQETELRREMYRKALTAVEQRWVEISNPKDLITLLYLTLQNSPRLSEKLEDKALELAEDMSPKELYRVAYLLAKKRHRNTPLLRAITYHLNKAKLLLSTVQLTNLLYACSTLNIRDINLLEKISAGIRQKGNQGQLNSHALLASILHSFANLRWQNPLTLDTLYELVQKNLDGFNSKDLVTVLHTAAKLNYVSPLSMTLLPVIAEKLSSNKELDKRLWVDVVWSMATLKLLTQEMAASVLSPELFLSVAGDDAFKTLTRHIKLLNIQAAAEHELQWYSGPKLPLYSDDNMTLLRSDRPLAHSVLSVLNSMAPTDQYMKTGTMSESGYYIDADLFVNLSGQPLVYKDFCGKDTAGVKRIAVKVLDFSDLTLDTKVPIGLHAMAFRHLAAEGYSVVQVPYTEFDEKATAVQKVQYLQQKINVAIGKDTSFTGTNVQAESTEPS